The window GGCCGCCAGGTTTGGGGTCTGGAGGTTCACGTCCACCAGCTCCATACCGGTGGTCTTGACCATGTCGTCCACCCAGCGATGCAGGTTGTCCTCGACTCCAGGTTCGAGGGTGACCCCTCCCAGTGCCGGGACAACTGCGATCTTGCGACCTTTCAGGTCGTGGGATCCGAGGTCGGCCTCCCATGTGCCCTTGGACGGGAGGCTGGTGGGATCCCGAGGATCGGTACCGGCGGCAACGTCGAAGTAGCGGGCCGCGTCTCGAACCGAACGCGACAGGTTGCCCAATACCACCGTTCCAGGCCGGAACGCGGCCCTGGGTCCCCTGGAGATCCGACCGTAGGTGCCCTTCATGCCCAACAGTCCGGTGTAGCCGGCAGGTATGCGGATCGATCCGCCGCCGTCACCGCCGCTGGCCAGGCTGACCAAGCCCCCCGCCACCGCGGCGGCCGAACCCGACGACGACCCACCCACGGTGCGACCGTGCTGCCATGGGTTGTGGGTCACCCCGTTGAGCTTGGTGACGCTCACGTTCAGGCCACCGAACTCGCTGGCGGTGGTGAGCCCAACCGGGACGGCGCCCCCCTCTCCCACCACCTTTTCGATCACCCGTGACGTGTGGGTGGCGATCCGGTCTTTGAACACGAGTGACGCCCCGGTGTCGGGCCATCCCTCCACCTCGTCGAGCTCCTTGATGGCGAAGGGGACTCCACCGAAGGGCAGGGAGACATCGGCAACATCGGCGGCTTGGCGGGCCCGTTCGGGGTCGACGTGGGAGAAGGCGTTGATGTCGCTGCGTTCGATGGCGGCGAGGGTCGCCTCCACCTCTTCTCGGGGCGATCGCTCGCCGGAACGGAAGGCATCGACGAGAGAGCAGGCGTCGCCCTGCCAGGGCTGATCGGTGGTGGCCATCTTCGGCACGGTATCGGCCCCCCTGATCCGAGTAAACCCACCGCTTCTGGAGGCACCCGGCCGCGGGCCTCAGGTCGCCACGAAGCGCACGATGATCGACTTGGACGTTGGAGTCCGGCTCTCGTCGGCGATCGAACCCAAGGGAACCAACGGGTTGGCTTCGGGGAAGTAGGCAGCGCAGGTCCCTCGCGCCACCGGGTAGGCCACCAGGCGGAAGTCGTGGATCCGCCGACACCGCCCATCTCGCCATTCGCTGACCACATCGACGCGGTCGCCGTCGCCGTGGTTCAACTCGGCCAGGTCGGCGGGGTTCACGAACACCACCCGACGACCGTTGCTGATTCCCCGGTACCGATCGTCTAGTCCGTAGATGGTGGTGTTGAACTGGTCGTGGGACCGCACGGTCTGCAGTAGCAGGTGCCCAGGTGGGACCACCTCGGGTGCGAACTCGTTGACGGTCAGGTGGGCGAGCCCGTCGGGGGTAGGGAACCGGAGGTGGTCCCGAGGGGGGTGCGGCAACACGAACCCACCGGGATGGTCCAGGCGTCGGTTGAAGTCGGTGAACCCTGGGACAACGGCCTCGATGTGGTCTCGGATCAGTCCGTAGTCACCAGCCAACCCCATCCAGTCGATCCCCTCATAGGGGTCGACCCGGCTGCCCAGCTCGGCCACGATCGCCACCTCGCTGAGCAGATGATCCGACGCTGGGGCCAGCGACCCCGACGAGGCGTGGACCACACTCATCGAGTCCTCCACCGTCACCCGCTGGACTCGCCCGCCGGTGCGGTCGACTTCCGTCCGACCCAGACAGGGAAGGATCAAGGCCGTCCCGCTGCCGATCAGGTGAGACCGATTGAGCTTGGTGGACACGGCCACGCTGAGCCCGACCCGAGCCAAGGCCTCCGCCACGACCTCGGTATCGGGAGACGCCGACAAGAAGTTCCCGCCCATCGCCATGAACACGTCTACATCACCGCGAGCCATGGCTTCGATGGCCGCGACCACGTCGGTCCCATGCCGGGTGGGGGCGTCGAAACCGAACTCGGCTCCGAGCGCGGCCAGGAACTCGACCGTCGGCTTCTCCACGATGCCCATGGTCCGGTCGCCCTGGACGTTGGAATGGCCGCGCACCGGGCAAACCCCGGCGCCGGGTCGGCCGATGGCACCCCGAAGCAGCAAGGTGTTGACCATCTCGCGGATGGTGGCCACCGCCTGACGGTGTTGGGTGATACCCATGGCCCAGCAGATGACGATCCGTCTCCGGTCGGCCAGGAGCCGGGCCACCGCCTCGACCTGTTCCCGGGGAAGGCCGGTGGCAGCGAGGAGAGCGTCAGAGTCGACGGCCGCAAGGTGTTCGGCCAACTCCGGCCACCCGTGGGTGTGGGAGGTGACGAAACCATGATCGACGACACCTGGCGTCTCGGCGTCCAACTCGACCAGGCGCCGATTCAGCCACTGGAACAAGGCCAGATCGGCTCCCACCCGGATCTGGAGGAAGTGGTCGGCGAGCCCCGCCGGTCGCCCGGCCAGGCCCCGGGCGGTCTTTGGATCAGCGAATCCCAGCAGGCCGGCCTCGGGCATGGGGTTGACGGCCACTACCTGGGCACCGTTGGCCTTGGCCTTGCCCAACGCAGAAAGCATCCGGGGATGGTTGGTTCCCGGGTTCTGACCGACGACCAGGATCAACTCGGCCTGGTGCAGGTCGGTGAGGGTGACGCTGCCCTTGCCCACCCCGATCGTCTGGGTCAGCGCCACGCCGCTCGATTCGTGGCACAGGTTGGAGCAATCGGGCAGGTTGTTGGTGCCCAACCGGCGGGCCAGCAGTTGGTAGAGGAAAGCGACCTCGTTGCTGGTACGTCCCGAGGTGTAGAAGACGGCACGGTCGGGGTGACGGGTAGCGGCCGTCCGCAGCCTGTCGGCCACCAGGTCCAGGGCCATGCTCCAAGCCACCGGCCGGTAGTGCGTGTCCCCGGCGGTCCGCATCATCGGGTGGGTGAGCCGACCCTGCTGGCCGAGCCAGTGGTCGCTCTGTTCGGCCAATGCGGCCACCGGGTGGGAGGCGAAGAAGTCGGGACCGCAACGGCGGACGGTGGCTTCCTCGGCCAGTGCCTTGGCACCGTTCTCACAGAACTCGAGGTGGGATCGCTCGGCCGGTTCGGGCCAGGCGCAGCCAGGGCAATCGAAACCCTCGGGCTGGTTCACCCTCACCAGTAGGCGGGTACCTCTACGCAGACCAAGTTGAGCGGCGGTCTGGCTCATGGTGGAGCGAACCGATCCCAGCCCGGCCGCGACTCGGGCCGGGCCGAACACCTGGAGCTGATCGGCTTCATCGTCAGGGCGTGGAGGAGGGGCCGGACGGGTCATGGTACGTAGACGTTCAAGCGTCCCGGACGGGCGAACCCGGCCAGCATCAGGCCAGCGCGGCGGGCGGTGTCGACGGCCAACGACGATGGAGCGCTCACCGACACGACCGCCGAGAACCCTGCGGCCCACGCCTTCTGGATGATCTCGAAGCTGGTCCGGCCGCTCACGAACAAACCCATCTCACCGGCAGGCAATCGGCCGTCGAGCAGGAGCCTGCCCACCACCTTGTCGACGGCGTTGTGGCGGCCGATGTCTTCGCGGACCACTTCGGGCCGACCCGTGCGATCGAAGGCGGCCGCGGCGTGCACGCCTCCGGTCAGTTCGAAGAGGTCCTGGGATTGCCTCACCCGCTCGACCACTGCCCCCAACACGGCCACGTCGAAGGGCCACCGGGACCCGAGGGGCTCCAACCAAGACGCCAGGTCATCGAGGGCATCGGTGCCGCACCACCCGCATGAAGAAGTGGTGGCGGTGAGGCGGGTGGTCGGAACGGGGGCCTGACCGCCGGTGTCCACGGAGGCGGCGTTCCCGGCACCATGGTCGACCCCGAGCACCGAGGCTCCTCCCAGCAGCCCGTCGGAGAAGCAGAAGCCCGCAGCCAGCTCACCGTCATGGCCAGGGGTCCTCATGGTGGTCGTCACCCGCACGCCGTCCAGGCGGATCTCGAGAGGTTCTTCCACCACCAGATGATCGGTTGCCCTCTCGGTGCCCGACCGGTCGACCTTGTCGACGAGCTGAGAAACGGAGCGACTCCTGGACACACCGGAACGCTACCCATCGCCGTCCCCCGATGGGCGAGAGGTCGGACTCTGGCTCGACAACACGCATCGTCGCCGAACGACCTCAGAGCGTGACTGAACGACTCGCCGATGGTACGATCCGGGCTGGGAGGGCGCCAGGACCATGGACACGTCCAGCATCAGCCATGCAGGCAACGATCCTCTGCGCGTCCCCGAATCGCTGTTCCGGGCCATCGTCGACAGCACCGCCCACCCCTTCGTGGTGGTCAGCCTGGACGGCACCATCCAGTACGCCGGTGAATCGATCGTCACCCTGCTGGGCTGGAAGCCAGCCGACATGGTCGGCCACAACGTCGTCGATTTCATCCCCCCCGACGAAGTCGACCGGGCCTTGGCCGCCTTCGCCCAAGTTCAGATCACCGAAGGCCGGGCCACCTCCATCCCGATGGTGTTCAGGCTCTTGAACAGCGACGGGACCTCGACGTGGTGCGAGGTGGCGGCCATCAGTGCTCAATCCACCCGCCAGCACGATCTGGTCCTCCGACTGCGGTCCTGGGAGCACAACTTCCACTTCAACCAGTTCCTCGGAGCGCTCAGCGGTGCCGACCCGTTCTCTGAGGTCTGCGAGCACCTGTGTCGGTCGATCATTCCGACCCTCCAGGTGGCGGGGGCGCTCATCCACCACGGATTCGATGGTTACGAGTTCCGCTGGACCGACGGGGCCGGGGTCCCCAAGGCCTGCGTACCCACCGATGCGGGACCGTGGCATCGGGCCGCCTTGACCGGAGAGCAGGTGAACGCCACCATCGACGACCTGCCACCTCGGGCCCGGATCCCCGCCGAGGAAGCTGGGCTGGCCGGGGTGTGGTGCATCCCCATCGAGGTCTCGCCCAAGCTCCCCCCGGCCGTCTTGTCGGTATGGCGTCACGACGATGCCGAACCCCTCCTCGGCCACCAGATGGGACTCGAGCTCCAGGCCCGTTATGCCCAACTGGCCATCCAGAAGTGGATCGAGCACCAGCGCCTCATCCACCTCGCCGGCCACGACAGCCTGACCGGGGTGGCCAACCGCGCCACCTTCCGGGAGCGTCTGGCCGAAGCCCTCGCCATCGGCGAGGGGGAGTTGGCGGTGGCTTTCTGTGACCTCGACGCCTTCAAGCCGATCAACGATGCCCACGGCCACCAGGTCGGAGACCAGGTACTGGTCCAGGTGGCCGAGCGCCTCCGCTCGGCGCTACGGGCCGGGGACGACCTGGCCCGCCTGGGTGGAGATGAGTTCACCGTCCTGCTCCGACGGGTTCCAGATCCGACCACGGCCAACCACCTGGCCGAGCGGATGTTGGCCACCATGGCCACCCCCTTCGAGGTGGGCGGGCTGCGCCTCCGCCTGGGTCTGTCGATCGGCATCGCGCTGGTTGCTCCGGGTCTGACCGCCGATTCCCTCCTGGGCCTGGCCGACGGCGCCCTCTACCAGGCCAAACACCAAGGCGGCGGCTGCGCCTGCCTGGCTAGCCGCTGACGCTCGACCCACCTATCCGCTGCGACCACCGTTAGTGCTCGGCTGTCTGACGAGCTGAAGTCACAGGACTGGGCGGGTGTTCGGGGTCAGAGCCCTTTGTGGCGGAGCCCCTGACCTGCGGAGATCGGCTTCGCCGGTCGCAGCAGCGAAGACGTCGGCCGTCAGGCCGGCGACCGAACTCCGCCGGAAGGCTCTGCCTTTCGGCGGATCCAGGCTTAGCCAAGGCTGCGAGCCCGGGCCACCTCGAAGCAAGCCAAGGCCCCAGCCGTGGCCACGTTGAGGCTGGACAGGCGACCCCGCATTGGGATCGACACCACCTCGTCGCAGCGCTCCCGAACCAGCCGACCTAAACCAGGGCCCTCCGCTCCCAGGACCAACGCCACCGCGCGATCGGCCATCGCCACGTCCAGCTCCCACAGTGACCGGCTTCCCCGTTCGTCCAGTCCGATCACCAGGACCCCCGACCGACGAAGCTCGTCCACCGTCTTGGCCATCCCCCCCACGATCGCCATGGGCAGGTGCTCGATGCTGCCCGCCGCCGCCTTGGTCACGGTGGGGGTGATGTGGACGGCACGATGTCGGGGAAGGACTACCCCTGTGACCCCCGCACACTCGGCCGAGCGGAGCAGGGCCCCGAGGTTGCCGGGGTCGGTGATTCCATCAGACAAGAGCAGGAACGGCGAGCTTCCCCCGTAACCGGGACCCAGCAGGTCGTCCACGGAGACCTCGGGCAACGGCCGAGCAAAGGCGATAACCCCCTGAGGGGCATCGGTGCGTGCGGCAGCATCGAGCTTGGAGCGACCGACCTCCTTGATGACCACCCGGGCTTCAGCAGCCAGCTCTCGGATGTCGTCGAGCACCGGAGCCGGGTCCAGGTCGGCCGCCATCCAGATCTCCCGGGTGTCGCGCCGGTTGGCCAACAGCAGTTCCCGCACCGCCTGGCGACCCTCGACCTGCTCTCCGCCCAAACCCGTGGTGCTGGAACGGCGCGGAGCGCGACCCTGAGGGCCCATCTGCCCCAACGGGTTGCGCGGCCCCTGACCCGAAGCGCCGCCGCCCTTCCCCCGTCCCTTGCCACCTCCCGACGAACGGGGCGCGGCGGAGCGCGCCTGACCACCCCGCCCGCCTGAACCACCCTTGCCCGAACCCCGACCCGAACCGCGTCCTGAAGCCACCTCAACTCCTCCTATTGGAACCCGAGCGGACAGGTCCGGCCGTCATCTCTGCCAGGGTAACCAGACCGAGGCTATGCCTCCCTTGCTCCCTCGGGATCGGTCAAGGGCGGGTCACCACCGCCACCGCCCAACATGCCACGCCCTCGCCTCGCCCCAACGCCCCGAGACCTTCGGGTCGACGGCCCTTGACCGAGACCGGAGCCTCCACCGCGGCGGACAGGCGCTCCTGCATCTGGACTCGGGCTGGCGCCATCTTGGGATGATCGGTCACCACCGACGCATCGACGTTTCCCGGCTCCCAACCAGCGGAGCGGACCCGTCGGGCCACCTCGGCCAACAGATCGATGCTGTTGGCCCCCGACCAGCGGGGATCGGTGTCAGGAAAGAGCATCCCGATGTCTCCGAGACCCGCCGCCCCGAGCAAGGCATCAGCACAGGCGTGAGCGATGACATCGGCATCGCTGTGCCCGGCCAGGGCCCGGGGACTGTCGAAGACCACCCCGCCGAGAACCAGCGGCCTGTCCGGATCGTCTATGAAGGGATGGACGTCGAAGCCCTGACCGACCCGAACCCTCACCGGTATCCCTCCAAGATCGCCTCGGCCACGGCGAGATCGCCGGGCTCGGTCACCTTCAGGTTCCACCTCTCGCCGCTCACCTGACGCAGACGGCCACCGGCAGCCACCACCAGCGATGCATCATCGGTGGCTTCGGGCTTACTGGCGTGTACCCGAGCCAGCGTGTCGGCGCTGAAACCCTGTGGGGTCTGCACCACCCGGAGCCGATCCCGATCCACCACGGCCCCGTGCTCATCGGTGACCGTGTCCACCACCGCCACCACCGGCACGGCAACGTCGGCTCCGGCCAGCACCGCGTCGACCACCGATCGGAACAACGAGTGCGTGGCCAGCGGACGGGCGCCGTCGTGGACGACCACCACGGCCACATCGGCGGGCAAGACGGACAATCCGGCCCTGACCGACTCGGACCGCGTCGCCCCGCCGGCCACCACCAGGTCCACACCCGGTTCGACCTCGGTCGTACGGTCCGGTGGAACCACCAGGACCACACCGTCAGACACCGACCGAGCCGCTTCGATCGACCAGTCGACCACCCGACGCCCCAGCAGTGAAGCGTATTGCTTGGCCCTCCGAACCGGCTGCCCGACCCGGCGGCCACCACGATCGCCCAGGTCGATCCCATGGCCGCCACGCTAGGAGATGGTCGGGCCACCCATCGCCTTCCCCATGCCGTGCCAGTAGGTAGCCTCGGCCTCGTGGTTGACATCGACCTGCTCCAGACCGTCGAACTACTCACCCAACTCACCGACGAGGAGATGGTCGCAGTAGCTGCGTCGGCCCAGACCCGCCGTTACCTCCGGGGAGATGTGGTTTTCGCCGAGAGCGACGCGCCCGACCGTCTCTGCGTGGTGTCCTCGGGGCGCATCGCCATCTCCAAACGTTCCGTCGACGGGCGCGAATCGATGGTGGCCCTCATGGAGCACGGCGATGTGTTCGGGGAGATGGGTCTGTTCGACGGCCAGGGACGCTCCGCCGAGGCCCGGGCCCTAGAGGCGTCCGAGCTGGTCGAGGTTCCCTACGAACCCCTACGCCACATCTATGAGGCCCGCCCCGACTTGTTGTGGGGCGTGGTCCACCTGCTGGCCCAACGTCTGCGCGTTACCGACTCGGCCCTCGCCGATTCGGTGTTCCTCGACGTGACCGGCCGCACGGCCAAGCGGCTCTTGGAGTTGGCCGGAGATGCCGAGGACTTCGCCCTGCCCATCACCCAAGAGGAGCTGGCCGGTATGGTCGGCGCCTCACGGGAGCGAGTCAACAAGGCCATAGCCAGCTTCGTGCGCCTGCGGTGGATCGAACAGCATGACCGCCGCTACCGCATCACCAACCGAGAAGAGCTGGAGCGCCGCTCCCGCTGACCCCGAACCACCGCGGTCAGTAGCGGTCGATGATCGCTGACTCTGCGATGTGGTTCAGGCCATCCTTGATGGCTCGCGCCCGGGTGGCACCCACCCCTCGACGTCGTCGAGGTCATCGATGGTGGCCCGCATGATTTTTTGGAGGCTGCCGAATCGGCTCACGATCCGCTCCACGATCTGATCGGGCAGACGGGGGATCCGCGACAGCATCCGATAGCCACGAGGCGACACCGCCGCATCGAGCGCCATGGTGGGCAGGCGCAGGGCGTGCACGAGCTCGGCCGGGTCGATCAGGTCGTCGGTGGTCAGCGCCGCGAGTGAATCCAGCACCGTGTCTAGCGAGACCTTCTTCTCTTGGCCCCGGTAGTCGCGGACCAGGTGGCGACGATCGCCCTCGACTCCGCCCATCAGCTCCACCAGTTGCAGGCGGACGAGGCGACCCTCTTCGCCCAGTTCGATGATGTGACCCTGGATCTCAGAAGCGATCCGCTCCACCCCCTCGATGAGCTGGAGGACGTTCACCACGTCTCGGATGGTGACCAGATCCTCGATCTCGAGGGTGGACAGACCGGCGGCGTCGGACTCCAACCGGGAGCGGTAGCGCTCCAGGGTGGACAGGGCCTGGTTGGCCCGGTTGATGATCCGAGCGGTGGACACGATCTCGTGCTTGTGGTCGCCGACGTAGATCTTGATCGTCGACATGCGCTGAGACACGGTGATGACCGGCACGCCCAGCGACTTGGCCACCCGCTCGGCGGTGCGGTGACGGGTGCCGGTCTCAGACGTGGTCACCGTCGAGTCGGGCACCAGGTGCACGTTGGCCCTGGCGATACGGCTGGCGTCTGACGCCAAGATGATGGCGCCGTCCATCTTGGCCAGCTCCGACAGCCGCTGCGGACTGAAGGCAGCATCGAGCAGGAACCCACCCGAACAGATGTTGAGCACGTCGGGGCCGTCGCCCACCACCAGCAACCCGCCCATGCCGGCCTGGAGGATTCGATCCACCCCCTCGCGCAGAACCCGACCCGGCGCCACCTGGGTGAGCGCCGCCTGAAGCTCGGGCGGATAGGGCGCGATCATCAGACGATGTTAGGGGCCAGCCCGGTACCGGTTGGTGCTATTGGTTCAGGTCAGCCCGACCCGGTCTATGGCATCGGCCAAGGTCCCCACCCGCATCAGCTCGATGCCTTCGACGGTCTGGGGGGCGCTGTAGGGGACCATGGCCCGCTTGAACCCCAGGCGGGCCGCTTCGGCCAGGCGCCGGGGGTGTGGGCCACCTGTCGCAGCTCACCACCGAGGCCAACCTCACCGCAGGCCACCAGATCGGGCGGGGCCGGCCGGCCCCGAAGAGCCGACGCCACCGCCAGACCCAGAGCGAGGTCTGCGCCCGGTTCGTTGACCCGCACACCCCCCACGGCCAAGGCGTACACGTCCAGGTTGGCCACGGGGAGCTGCACCCGCCTCTCCAGCACGGCCAGCACCATGGAAAGCCGGCCTTGCTCTACGCCCTGGGCCGACCTCCTCGGCGATGGCAGGTGCGAGGTGGCGGCCAAGGCCTGGAGCTCCACCAGGAGGGGCCTGGCTCCCTCCATGGTGGGTACCACCACCGAGCCCGGCACGCCGACTCGCCTGTCGGCCAGGAACAGACCGCTGGGGTCTGGCACCCCGACCAGCCCGTGCTCGGTCATCTCGAACAGACCCAGTTCCTGGGTGGATCCGAAGCGGTGCTTGACCACCCGCAGGAGGCGCAGCGCGTGGTGCCGGTCTCCTTCGAAGGCCAGCACCGTATCCACCAGGTGTTCGAGCACCCGAGGACCGGCCAGGTTGCCTTCTTTGGTTACGTGGCCGACCAGCACCACGGCACATCCTCGCTGCTTGGCCTCTTGCACCAGCCGGTGGCTGCACTCACGCACTTGGGCCACCGAACCCGGGGCCGAGGCCAGCTCGGGGACCGACAAGGTCTGGATGGAGTCGACCACGACCAGTTCGGGCCCTACGCCGTCGATCGATCGCACCACGTTGGGGACAGACGACTCGGCCGCCAGGTAGAGCAGTGGGTGCAGGGCGCCGAGTCGCTCGGCCCGAAGGCGCACCTGCTGGGGCGACTCCTCGCCGGTGATGTACAGCACGGTACGACCCGACGCGGCCACCTCGGCGGCGGCCTGGAGCAGAACGGTGGATTTGCCGATGCCCGGCTCTCCTCCCAACAGGGTGATCGAACCCGGCACCAGGCCGCCGCCGAGCACGCGGTCCAGCTCGGGGATGCCGGTCGGTCGGGGCGTGAACTCGGTGGGGTCGACGTCGGCGATGGGTACCGGTGGCCCGCTGGAAGGGACCAGACCGACCACCTCCGACGCCCCGGAAGGACCGTCCAGCTCTTCGACCAAGCTCCCCCATGCCGAGCACCCCGGGCACTGGCCCACCCACTTGGGTGCGCTGGTGCCACAGTCTGGGCAACGGAAGACGGTTCGGACCTTGGCCATGACCGGACCCTACGAAGGGGGTCTGACAGTGAAGTTCGACGCCATGCCCGAAACCGTAGCTCAATCACGAACAAATGTTCGACCACGGAGACTTGCAATCGGCTCCTAATGGACTACATTAGAACCGGTTCTAACTTCTCACCCTAGGAGTAAGCAATGGAGTTCGGCCTGTTCTTGAACGGCTACCTGCCTGGTCCGGCGGCCCACAACCGTGATGCCGAGCACACCATGCTCATGCGCGAGCTCCAATACGCCATCCATGCCGACGGCTTCAACTGGAAGTACGCCTGGTTCGGCGAACACCACGCCCTCACCGAGTACTCGCACATGTCCGCCCCCGAGGTCGTCATCCCCTACGTGGCGGCCAAGACCGAGCGCATCCACCTGGGCTCGGCCATCATCAACCTGTCCCGCAAGGTCAACCACCCGGTCCGCAACGCCGAGCGCGTCGCCATGCTCGACCACATCACCGGCGGCCGCTTCGAGTTCGGCACCGGTCGCGGCGCCGGCGCCCACGAGATGGCCACCTTCGACCTCCTCACCTCCGACACCAAGGAGATGTGGAACGAGGCCGCCCCCGAGATCGTCCGCATGTGGGAACAACGCGATTACACCTTCGACGGTGAGAACTTCAAGATCGAAGAACCGCACAACATCCTGCCCAAGCCCTACGGCGTGGGCCATCCGCCGATCTGGGTGGGCTGTGGCAACCCCGGCACCTTCACCACCGCCGGGCAGTCCGGCATCGGCGCCATCGCCTTCAACTTCGAACCCGTCTACAACCTCAAGGGTCGCATCGACGCCTACAAGGAAGGCATCGCCAACTGCACCGAGCCCCTCGGCCAGTTCATGAACGACAACGTCATGATGACCAATGCCGTGGTCTGCGTGGCCGACGGCAAGCGGGCCCGGGAGATCGCCATGTCCCCCGGCCGGGGCTACCTCAACACCATGGTGAACATGTACCACACCACCATGCCACCCCAGCCCGGCGCGGTTAAGTGGCCCGGCCGCCCCCGCTCCATCCGCACCGAGGAAGAGCTCGACTACGCAATCGACGCCGGCTACCTGCTGTGCGGCAGCCCCGAGCAGGTTCTGGAGCAGATCGCCAAGTACCAAGAGGTCGGATGTGACCAACTCGTGTTCGGCATCCCCAACGAGGGGTTCGAACACGAGGAGGTGCTCGAGATGATCGAGCTGTTCGGCAACAA is drawn from Microthrixaceae bacterium and contains these coding sequences:
- a CDS encoding diguanylate cyclase; the encoded protein is MDTSSISHAGNDPLRVPESLFRAIVDSTAHPFVVVSLDGTIQYAGESIVTLLGWKPADMVGHNVVDFIPPDEVDRALAAFAQVQITEGRATSIPMVFRLLNSDGTSTWCEVAAISAQSTRQHDLVLRLRSWEHNFHFNQFLGALSGADPFSEVCEHLCRSIIPTLQVAGALIHHGFDGYEFRWTDGAGVPKACVPTDAGPWHRAALTGEQVNATIDDLPPRARIPAEEAGLAGVWCIPIEVSPKLPPAVLSVWRHDDAEPLLGHQMGLELQARYAQLAIQKWIEHQRLIHLAGHDSLTGVANRATFRERLAEALAIGEGELAVAFCDLDAFKPINDAHGHQVGDQVLVQVAERLRSALRAGDDLARLGGDEFTVLLRRVPDPTTANHLAERMLATMATPFEVGGLRLRLGLSIGIALVAPGLTADSLLGLADGALYQAKHQGGGCACLASR
- a CDS encoding 2-C-methyl-D-erythritol 2,4-cyclodiphosphate synthase, giving the protein MPVRVRVGQGFDVHPFIDDPDRPLVLGGVVFDSPRALAGHSDADVIAHACADALLGAAGLGDIGMLFPDTDPRWSGANSIDLLAEVARRVRSAGWEPGNVDASVVTDHPKMAPARVQMQERLSAAVEAPVSVKGRRPEGLGALGRGEGVACWAVAVVTRP
- the fdhD gene encoding formate dehydrogenase accessory sulfurtransferase FdhD, encoding MSRSRSVSQLVDKVDRSGTERATDHLVVEEPLEIRLDGVRVTTTMRTPGHDGELAAGFCFSDGLLGGASVLGVDHGAGNAASVDTGGQAPVPTTRLTATTSSCGWCGTDALDDLASWLEPLGSRWPFDVAVLGAVVERVRQSQDLFELTGGVHAAAAFDRTGRPEVVREDIGRHNAVDKVVGRLLLDGRLPAGEMGLFVSGRTSFEIIQKAWAAGFSAVVSVSAPSSLAVDTARRAGLMLAGFARPGRLNVYVP
- a CDS encoding 2-C-methyl-D-erythritol 4-phosphate cytidylyltransferase produces the protein MDLGDRGGRRVGQPVRRAKQYASLLGRRVVDWSIEAARSVSDGVVLVVPPDRTTEVEPGVDLVVAGGATRSESVRAGLSVLPADVAVVVVHDGARPLATHSLFRSVVDAVLAGADVAVPVVAVVDTVTDEHGAVVDRDRLRVVQTPQGFSADTLARVHASKPEATDDASLVVAAGGRLRQVSGERWNLKVTEPGDLAVAEAILEGYR
- a CDS encoding Crp/Fnr family transcriptional regulator is translated as MVAVAASAQTRRYLRGDVVFAESDAPDRLCVVSSGRIAISKRSVDGRESMVALMEHGDVFGEMGLFDGQGRSAEARALEASELVEVPYEPLRHIYEARPDLLWGVVHLLAQRLRVTDSALADSVFLDVTGRTAKRLLELAGDAEDFALPITQEELAGMVGASRERVNKAIASFVRLRWIEQHDRRYRITNREELERRSR
- a CDS encoding FdhF/YdeP family oxidoreductase; amino-acid sequence: MTRPAPPPRPDDEADQLQVFGPARVAAGLGSVRSTMSQTAAQLGLRRGTRLLVRVNQPEGFDCPGCAWPEPAERSHLEFCENGAKALAEEATVRRCGPDFFASHPVAALAEQSDHWLGQQGRLTHPMMRTAGDTHYRPVAWSMALDLVADRLRTAATRHPDRAVFYTSGRTSNEVAFLYQLLARRLGTNNLPDCSNLCHESSGVALTQTIGVGKGSVTLTDLHQAELILVVGQNPGTNHPRMLSALGKAKANGAQVVAVNPMPEAGLLGFADPKTARGLAGRPAGLADHFLQIRVGADLALFQWLNRRLVELDAETPGVVDHGFVTSHTHGWPELAEHLAAVDSDALLAATGLPREQVEAVARLLADRRRIVICWAMGITQHRQAVATIREMVNTLLLRGAIGRPGAGVCPVRGHSNVQGDRTMGIVEKPTVEFLAALGAEFGFDAPTRHGTDVVAAIEAMARGDVDVFMAMGGNFLSASPDTEVVAEALARVGLSVAVSTKLNRSHLIGSGTALILPCLGRTEVDRTGGRVQRVTVEDSMSVVHASSGSLAPASDHLLSEVAIVAELGSRVDPYEGIDWMGLAGDYGLIRDHIEAVVPGFTDFNRRLDHPGGFVLPHPPRDHLRFPTPDGLAHLTVNEFAPEVVPPGHLLLQTVRSHDQFNTTIYGLDDRYRGISNGRRVVFVNPADLAELNHGDGDRVDVVSEWRDGRCRRIHDFRLVAYPVARGTCAAYFPEANPLVPLGSIADESRTPTSKSIIVRFVAT
- a CDS encoding amidase, whose product is MATTDQPWQGDACSLVDAFRSGERSPREEVEATLAAIERSDINAFSHVDPERARQAADVADVSLPFGGVPFAIKELDEVEGWPDTGASLVFKDRIATHTSRVIEKVVGEGGAVPVGLTTASEFGGLNVSVTKLNGVTHNPWQHGRTVGGSSSGSAAAVAGGLVSLASGGDGGGSIRIPAGYTGLLGMKGTYGRISRGPRAAFRPGTVVLGNLSRSVRDAARYFDVAAGTDPRDPTSLPSKGTWEADLGSHDLKGRKIAVVPALGGVTLEPGVEDNLHRWVDDMVKTTGMELVDVNLQTPNLAAMWMMGNLSTLLPELEGHWPGCANELTDEVALGLYLSQAFYNLEAAAIAERQRIELHEAMASAFDQVDFVIASTNPGPAFPAESTKSANVEVLDHLLSNRIARLGLRGALTSVSVVSGAFHKLPSRIIGLAESKFPDLVGMGGLTILSNIYGNPAVSIPAGLVNGLPVGAQVLARHHEDALLFDVALAAERTLPWPLVAPSV
- the rlmB gene encoding 23S rRNA (guanosine(2251)-2'-O)-methyltransferase RlmB encodes the protein MASGRGSGRGSGKGGSGGRGGQARSAAPRSSGGGKGRGKGGGASGQGPRNPLGQMGPQGRAPRRSSTTGLGGEQVEGRQAVRELLLANRRDTREIWMAADLDPAPVLDDIRELAAEARVVIKEVGRSKLDAAARTDAPQGVIAFARPLPEVSVDDLLGPGYGGSSPFLLLSDGITDPGNLGALLRSAECAGVTGVVLPRHRAVHITPTVTKAAAGSIEHLPMAIVGGMAKTVDELRRSGVLVIGLDERGSRSLWELDVAMADRAVALVLGAEGPGLGRLVRERCDEVVSIPMRGRLSSLNVATAGALACFEVARARSLG